From Candidatus Synechococcus calcipolaris G9, a single genomic window includes:
- a CDS encoding GumC family protein — protein sequence MSNAQPISSENQRPAMDINSNIQNSNQNGYSLEDIERIDPDIDESKSDLAKFFDLLKRRWFVLFGAAGATAAFMVVSYLVNPRIYQGEFRLLIEPIAQGGGGAAGAGTTAQVLSRLQSVPGLLVPSQGRDIGSQIQVLASDSVLDPVAEKIEEQYPNVTTGSLLSNMKVTNVLNGNLPTKLVNVSYRATNREQVAYVLEQLAQGFINYSEDERQNQIEENLRFINAEISRQISNLDGYEADMAQFRTGNEIYLPAEQATALSAQLDELTQARQQNRAAAEAALATYQNIQAQLQMTPQEALVATNLSASKSYATRLEELQKVERDLAEQLGRFREDTPIVQALQEQRRVMLEQVKAEAQNVAGANADLVQFPENLGYQSPTSAGIIGQYIEAAIEYDALRRTDQILAQAEEQVLSEIRRFADLVKDYNQIELRLKTGIESLGLLLQSRQALQMQLAQNDFSWQLLTDISEARVYPVRPFSRVLLFAAIASVIVGIAAAYIVDALNSSYVSLEQLKEKVKLPILGIIPKHRSSIQSKFQQFSSPTPSVSFWGLNHSLASVGQRALFDESFNALLSNLQLLDSGKTMAITSPASKDGRTTIATNLALAAAAMGKKVLLVDADLRRPGIHRELGLPNQVGLSDILGADHLWTKSALEESLGYSLSNLVVLTAGSPRPDAIGLLTSESMADLLAVSKDVFDLVIFDTPPLVLFADAKLITTRVDSALLVVNMGRTKRDYLQQAIQDYRTSLRGKLLGLVVNRCNATGMNRLYRQYNTESEQRPLLAKLP from the coding sequence GTGTCAAATGCTCAGCCAATATCCTCAGAAAATCAACGCCCTGCTATGGATATAAATTCAAATATTCAAAACAGTAATCAGAATGGCTATTCTTTAGAAGATATCGAGAGGATTGATCCTGACATTGATGAATCCAAAAGTGATCTTGCAAAGTTTTTTGATCTTCTTAAACGTCGTTGGTTTGTTCTTTTTGGTGCGGCGGGGGCAACGGCTGCTTTCATGGTGGTTTCCTATCTGGTGAATCCCCGAATCTATCAAGGGGAATTTCGCCTATTAATTGAACCGATCGCCCAGGGGGGTGGGGGGGCTGCGGGGGCGGGCACAACGGCCCAAGTGTTATCGCGACTGCAATCTGTGCCGGGTCTGTTGGTTCCCAGTCAAGGACGGGATATTGGCTCCCAAATCCAAGTTTTAGCCAGTGACTCCGTTTTAGACCCAGTCGCTGAAAAAATTGAGGAACAGTATCCTAACGTCACTACAGGTTCGTTGCTGTCCAATATGAAAGTGACGAATGTCTTAAATGGAAATTTACCGACAAAACTCGTTAATGTTAGCTATAGAGCCACGAATCGAGAACAAGTAGCCTACGTTTTAGAGCAGCTTGCCCAGGGCTTTATTAACTATAGTGAGGACGAACGTCAAAATCAAATCGAAGAAAATCTCCGCTTTATTAATGCTGAAATCAGTCGACAAATTAGTAATTTAGATGGCTATGAAGCGGACATGGCCCAATTTCGCACTGGAAATGAAATCTATCTTCCGGCAGAGCAGGCCACTGCCCTGAGTGCCCAACTAGATGAGTTAACTCAAGCCCGGCAGCAAAATCGTGCCGCCGCTGAAGCAGCCCTAGCAACCTATCAAAATATTCAAGCTCAGTTGCAGATGACTCCCCAAGAGGCCCTGGTTGCTACAAATTTAAGTGCTTCAAAGTCTTATGCAACTCGACTGGAAGAACTTCAAAAAGTAGAGCGGGATTTGGCGGAGCAGTTAGGACGATTCCGGGAAGATACGCCGATTGTGCAAGCGTTGCAGGAGCAGCGCCGAGTAATGCTCGAACAAGTAAAAGCTGAGGCCCAAAATGTGGCGGGGGCCAATGCCGATCTGGTACAATTCCCTGAAAATCTAGGGTATCAAAGCCCAACTTCTGCTGGAATTATTGGACAATATATTGAGGCAGCGATTGAATACGACGCGCTGCGGCGCACGGATCAAATTCTCGCCCAGGCGGAGGAGCAGGTTCTATCGGAAATTCGTCGCTTTGCAGATTTAGTTAAAGACTACAACCAAATTGAGTTGCGATTAAAAACGGGGATTGAATCTTTAGGGTTATTATTGCAATCTCGGCAAGCCTTGCAAATGCAGCTCGCCCAAAATGATTTTTCCTGGCAGTTATTGACGGATATTAGTGAGGCAAGGGTTTACCCCGTTCGCCCCTTTTCACGGGTTTTGCTTTTTGCGGCGATCGCCAGTGTCATTGTGGGCATTGCGGCGGCCTATATAGTAGATGCCCTAAATAGCTCCTATGTTTCCCTAGAGCAGTTAAAGGAAAAAGTAAAGTTACCGATTCTGGGTATCATTCCCAAGCATCGGAGTTCCATTCAGTCTAAATTCCAGCAATTTTCCAGTCCCACTCCCTCAGTCTCCTTTTGGGGCTTAAATCATTCCCTGGCATCGGTGGGGCAGAGGGCCCTTTTTGATGAAAGCTTTAACGCATTGTTGAGTAATCTCCAACTTCTTGACAGTGGCAAAACAATGGCCATTACTTCCCCAGCGAGCAAGGATGGGCGGACAACGATCGCCACAAATCTTGCCCTTGCGGCGGCGGCCATGGGCAAAAAAGTGTTACTGGTGGATGCTGACCTGCGCCGGCCAGGAATTCACCGTGAATTAGGCCTACCCAATCAAGTGGGTTTGTCCGATATCTTAGGAGCAGATCACCTGTGGACTAAATCAGCCTTGGAGGAATCCCTCGGCTATAGTCTGTCCAATCTAGTGGTTCTAACGGCTGGATCACCGCGACCGGATGCCATTGGTTTGCTAACATCGGAGTCCATGGCAGACCTTCTTGCCGTTAGCAAAGATGTGTTTGATCTGGTGATTTTTGATACGCCACCCTTGGTTTTATTTGCTGATGCAAAACTGATTACAACTCGTGTCGATAGTGCCCTATTAGTTGTGAATATGGGACGGACAAAACGGGATTACTTGCAACAGGCAATTCAAGATTACCGCACTAGTCTACGGGGTAAATTATTAGGCTTAGTTGTAAACCGCTGTAATGCAACCGGTATGAATCGGCTGTATCGCCAATACAATACAGAAAGTGAACAACGCCCTCTCTTAGCCAAGCTTCCCTAG
- a CDS encoding NAD-binding protein, whose product MGKGHLNQRLDRLIHSAPMELALVALILVMALLVVFQVILVRQQESISWVILLKLPIRIFFIIELLIRFSLARKKKRFFRHYWLDLIAILPPPPQISLLQLLPLLRLPRAAILINRNLYYLSPRITGTYSLQISAILMIVLIMLMGGLAMYMLEGHINPEFASLGDSLWYSFFSLMSSEPIGGYPETHQGRIVTMVIVLSGLTLFAVFTGIVSALMVQRLRTAMDIKNLDLDELRHHIIICGWNRSGGLVLQELQVDPAIQHSPIVVVAELETIPILDLHHVDQNRLYFYSGDYTRIDVLEKIAIYHADRAILLADTSHPRSDQDRDARTVLAALTIEKLNPSIYTCAQLLDRHNNVQLHVAGVEDVVIADEMAGHLIGSAVRNQGAMDVFAELLTAQVGNQFYRLPLPVHLANQSFWDVNHYLKTHHDSILIAIERRVDGRRQTLVNPPESHPLLLGDYIVLIARSCPHLT is encoded by the coding sequence ATGGGTAAAGGGCATCTCAACCAACGCCTTGATCGCCTCATCCACTCTGCCCCGATGGAGCTAGCTTTAGTTGCTCTCATCCTCGTCATGGCTTTGCTGGTAGTCTTTCAAGTTATACTGGTTCGTCAGCAGGAAAGTATCTCCTGGGTCATTCTCCTAAAATTGCCGATTCGCATCTTCTTTATCATTGAACTTTTGATCCGGTTTAGCCTTGCCCGCAAGAAAAAACGGTTTTTCCGCCACTATTGGCTGGATTTAATTGCTATTCTGCCGCCCCCTCCCCAGATCAGCCTCCTTCAACTCCTGCCACTCCTCCGCCTACCTCGCGCCGCCATCCTCATTAATCGCAATCTATACTACCTATCTCCCCGTATCACCGGCACCTATAGCCTGCAAATCTCCGCCATCTTGATGATTGTTTTGATTATGCTGATGGGTGGATTAGCCATGTACATGCTAGAGGGACACATTAATCCTGAATTTGCCTCCCTCGGAGATTCCCTTTGGTATAGTTTTTTTTCCTTAATGTCATCGGAACCCATTGGCGGTTATCCTGAAACTCATCAAGGACGGATCGTCACCATGGTGATTGTCCTGTCAGGATTGACCCTATTTGCAGTCTTTACGGGAATTGTTTCTGCCTTAATGGTGCAACGCTTGCGAACTGCCATGGATATTAAAAACCTAGACTTGGACGAATTACGTCACCATATTATTATTTGTGGTTGGAATCGTAGTGGCGGTCTAGTCCTCCAGGAACTGCAAGTGGATCCGGCCATTCAGCATAGCCCTATCGTTGTTGTTGCCGAACTTGAGACAATCCCCATTCTGGATCTGCACCATGTTGATCAAAATCGTCTTTATTTTTACTCCGGTGACTATACCCGCATTGATGTCTTAGAAAAAATTGCCATCTACCATGCTGACCGTGCCATTCTCCTTGCGGATACATCCCACCCCCGTAGTGACCAAGACCGAGATGCCCGTACTGTTCTAGCCGCCCTAACCATTGAAAAGCTTAATCCCAGTATCTACACCTGTGCCCAACTTCTAGATCGCCATAATAATGTGCAATTGCACGTTGCCGGTGTGGAGGATGTGGTGATTGCCGACGAAATGGCTGGCCACCTAATTGGCAGTGCGGTGCGAAATCAAGGTGCTATGGATGTTTTTGCCGAGCTATTAACGGCCCAAGTGGGCAATCAGTTTTATCGCCTCCCCTTACCGGTTCACCTAGCCAATCAATCCTTTTGGGATGTCAATCACTACCTGAAGACCCACCATGATTCGATTCTGATTGCCATTGAGCGACGGGTGGATGGGCGTCGTCAAACCCTTGTTAATCCCCCGGAAAGCCATCCCCTTCTTTTGGGGGATTATATCGTTCTCATTGCCCGTAGTTGTCCTCACCTCACCTGA
- a CDS encoding glycosyltransferase family 4 protein, with the protein MPLDSVQNLCIVTQYYPPDYAATGQLIEELAKYLSDQNVRVKVFAGQPGYAFSRLMAPRYESQDNLTIKRTRTARFWPRRIRGRLINGLLFCVRSLLHIIKSHRQVDVLLLTTEPPYLTFIGYLLNRLLGMRYICLLYDLYPQVAVELKVVQPHHWLVKLWNHCNHLAWQRSDSIIVLSESMRQRVIADCPDIAHKVNVIPNWANPSQIVPMAKADNWFAQDHHLVDKFTILYSGNLGRCHDVDTILAAAAKLRHKPVTFVFIGGGAKKADCVQRVEELGLENCLFLPYQDKDVLPYSLTACDLSLVSIDIGMEGLVAPSKLYGILAAGRPVLAICPPTSYLRQVLTDGQCGMAVNNGDADALVDFVDYLMENPQVGDRLGQAGRSYLLRNYTLDVAGQQYADVVKGQTNQSSLKTHFVKQNT; encoded by the coding sequence ATGCCTCTTGACTCTGTGCAAAATTTATGTATTGTCACCCAGTACTACCCACCGGACTATGCGGCCACAGGGCAACTCATTGAAGAACTTGCCAAGTATCTCAGTGATCAAAATGTTCGCGTTAAGGTTTTTGCAGGCCAACCGGGTTATGCCTTTAGTCGACTCATGGCTCCTCGCTACGAATCCCAAGATAATCTCACCATTAAGCGCACACGCACAGCACGTTTTTGGCCCCGACGAATTCGGGGACGCTTAATTAATGGCTTACTTTTTTGTGTGCGATCGCTCCTGCATATCATAAAATCCCATCGACAGGTGGATGTTCTCCTGTTGACTACTGAGCCGCCCTACTTGACGTTTATTGGTTATCTGCTCAATCGACTATTGGGCATGCGTTATATTTGTCTACTGTATGATCTCTATCCCCAGGTTGCCGTTGAACTCAAAGTGGTTCAGCCCCACCACTGGCTCGTTAAGCTGTGGAATCATTGTAATCATTTGGCATGGCAGCGATCGGATTCGATTATTGTTTTGAGTGAATCCATGCGGCAACGGGTCATTGCGGATTGTCCTGATATTGCCCATAAAGTTAATGTCATTCCTAACTGGGCCAATCCCAGTCAGATTGTGCCCATGGCAAAGGCCGATAATTGGTTTGCCCAGGATCATCATCTTGTCGATAAATTTACTATTCTCTATTCTGGCAATCTGGGGCGCTGTCATGATGTGGATACCATTTTGGCCGCAGCGGCAAAGTTACGGCATAAGCCTGTTACTTTTGTGTTCATTGGTGGCGGTGCGAAAAAAGCAGATTGTGTCCAGAGGGTTGAAGAACTAGGACTAGAAAATTGCCTATTCCTGCCCTATCAGGATAAGGATGTGTTGCCCTACTCCCTAACTGCCTGTGATCTATCACTAGTTAGCATTGACATCGGAATGGAAGGATTAGTTGCTCCCAGTAAGCTGTATGGAATTTTGGCTGCGGGACGACCGGTTCTGGCCATTTGTCCACCCACGTCTTACTTACGACAAGTTCTCACCGATGGTCAGTGTGGCATGGCCGTTAATAATGGTGATGCGGACGCGCTAGTTGACTTTGTGGATTACTTAATGGAAAATCCTCAGGTGGGCGATCGCCTGGGACAGGCCGGACGTAGCTATTTATTGAGAAATTACACCTTAGATGTCGCTGGGCAACAGTATGCAGATGTTGTGAAAGGTCAAACAAACCAGTCATCCTTAAAAACTCACTTTGTAAAACAAAATACTTAG
- a CDS encoding SLBB domain-containing protein, whose protein sequence is MAHIKNIASGFGASLFALGVLMGGAYGDLVNASTDTPINLAINPLEDYLLGPGDVLFVEVVNLPDDVTREKRFRVALDGSITLPLVGRLMVAEKTIPQVQREVLAAYDKIMRYPSVTVALETPRPLRILVSGEVQRPGTYNLRLDNTGEWPTLTRLLSEAGGITQLADVRNVEVRRSLGQGRTAVTKVNLWDLIQSGDASQDLTVRSDDVIVIPKAEVVNAAEAVRVASANFSPAAIPVQVIGEVIRPGLVQVPANATLNQALGAAGGFNMRRANRASVVLVRLDRDGNVTKRTIPVNLADNPNDVTNPVLRENDIVMVGRSGLTQLGDSLADVFQPLNSLGALTLFLRVFGDL, encoded by the coding sequence TTGGCTCACATCAAAAATATTGCCTCTGGATTTGGAGCTTCTTTATTTGCCCTAGGCGTTTTGATGGGTGGGGCCTATGGTGACTTGGTAAATGCCTCTACGGACACCCCCATCAACCTTGCCATTAACCCCCTAGAAGATTATCTGCTTGGCCCCGGTGATGTTCTGTTTGTGGAGGTCGTGAATCTACCCGATGATGTTACTAGGGAAAAACGTTTCCGAGTTGCCCTAGATGGTTCTATCACCCTACCTCTAGTGGGACGTTTGATGGTCGCCGAGAAAACCATCCCCCAAGTTCAACGGGAAGTCTTGGCAGCCTATGACAAAATTATGCGTTATCCTTCCGTTACGGTTGCTTTGGAGACACCGCGCCCCCTGAGAATTCTGGTTTCAGGGGAGGTACAGCGGCCAGGAACCTATAATCTCCGTTTAGATAATACAGGGGAATGGCCAACCTTGACCCGTCTTTTGTCTGAAGCCGGGGGCATTACCCAATTGGCGGATGTTCGTAATGTGGAAGTGCGCCGTTCCTTGGGCCAAGGGCGGACAGCGGTGACAAAGGTTAATCTTTGGGATCTAATTCAGTCCGGGGATGCCAGCCAAGACCTTACGGTGCGTAGTGATGATGTGATTGTCATTCCCAAAGCCGAGGTTGTTAACGCCGCCGAAGCGGTGCGGGTCGCCTCCGCCAATTTTTCGCCGGCAGCTATTCCGGTTCAAGTCATTGGTGAAGTCATTCGTCCGGGGTTAGTACAGGTTCCAGCCAATGCCACCCTCAATCAAGCCTTGGGAGCCGCAGGTGGGTTCAATATGCGTCGGGCTAATCGTGCCTCTGTTGTGCTTGTGCGTTTAGATCGGGATGGGAACGTTACAAAACGGACAATACCTGTTAATCTAGCTGACAATCCCAATGATGTTACCAATCCCGTTTTGCGGGAAAATGACATTGTTATGGTAGGTCGTTCTGGCTTAACCCAACTGGGAGATAGTTTAGCCGATGTCTTTCAGCCCCTCAATTCCCTGGGAGCCTTAACGTTGTTTTTGCGTGTGTTTGGTGATCTTTAA
- the aroB gene encoding 3-dehydroquinate synthase, whose translation MVVIPVKLPSQSYEVVIAAGGRYQVGSYLEKLSNIASDVPLLIVSNPKIWQLYGQDIQLALKKAGFKSAHCVLPAGERYKTLKTLQKIYDAALAHRLERRSTLIALGGGVIGDMTGFAAATWLRGINVVQIPTSLLAMVDASIGGKTGVNHPQGKNLIGAFHQPRLVLIDPDVLKTLPRREFRAAIAEVIKYGVIWDPQLFSQLEALPRLDDHRYISPEQLLEILERSCQAKVDVVTKDEREAGLRAILNYGHTLGHALESIGNYRLFNHGEAVALGMIGAGAIATALGYWSEAEEAAQLQLIQKAKLPTSISAKLDHSDIMTLLSSDKKVQGGQIRFVLPKGIGQAEITDQVPQDIIAQALAKLCSVVAT comes from the coding sequence ATGGTCGTTATTCCCGTTAAATTACCCAGCCAATCCTACGAAGTGGTGATAGCAGCCGGTGGGCGTTATCAGGTTGGTTCATACTTAGAAAAATTATCTAACATTGCTTCTGATGTGCCCCTATTAATTGTTTCCAACCCGAAAATTTGGCAACTTTATGGTCAGGATATTCAATTAGCCTTAAAAAAAGCAGGATTTAAGAGTGCCCATTGTGTCTTGCCAGCGGGGGAACGGTATAAGACCCTGAAAACATTGCAAAAAATCTATGATGCGGCTTTAGCCCATCGCCTAGAGCGGCGATCAACCCTTATTGCCCTTGGTGGTGGAGTGATTGGGGATATGACGGGTTTTGCGGCGGCAACTTGGCTCCGGGGTATCAATGTTGTTCAAATTCCCACTAGTTTACTGGCCATGGTCGATGCCTCCATTGGCGGCAAAACGGGGGTTAACCATCCTCAGGGCAAAAATTTAATTGGTGCATTTCACCAACCGCGTCTAGTTCTCATTGATCCCGATGTCCTGAAAACCTTACCTCGGCGAGAATTTCGGGCGGCGATCGCCGAAGTGATCAAATATGGGGTGATTTGGGATCCACAGTTATTTAGCCAACTAGAAGCGTTACCCCGATTAGATGATCATCGCTATATTTCCCCTGAGCAATTACTAGAAATTTTAGAACGTTCCTGTCAGGCGAAGGTGGATGTTGTCACCAAGGATGAGCGGGAAGCGGGGTTACGGGCAATCTTAAATTATGGTCACACCCTGGGCCATGCCCTAGAAAGTATTGGCAACTATCGCCTCTTTAACCATGGCGAAGCTGTTGCCTTGGGAATGATTGGGGCAGGGGCGATCGCCACGGCGTTAGGCTACTGGTCAGAAGCAGAGGAAGCAGCCCAGTTACAATTAATTCAAAAAGCTAAATTACCGACATCCATTTCCGCCAAGCTAGATCACTCAGATATTATGACCCTCTTAAGTAGTGACAAGAAAGTTCAAGGGGGGCAAATTCGTTTCGTTTTACCCAAAGGAATTGGTCAAGCTGAAATCACTGACCAAGTTCCCCAGGACATTATTGCCCAAGCCCTAGCAAAACTCTGCTCAGTCGTTGCTACCTAA
- a CDS encoding endo-1,4-beta-xylanase — MMSFSALPITCVTIFTLLTSQACLDSSSSTSDPAPNVTSSYPELAQGDGLRVAIEQLRKAPINITVVNGQNEPVSQAQVHLEQLSHDFPLGVALSTDMFEDGGNKSQQESYRKIAQELFNAAVHENALKWYATEPERGQVSYDDADRILAWSQGQGWTMRGHTLFWEDEQFNQSWLKDLPPQELRVAVQKRAMEVCRRYRGKIDEFDVNNELLHGDFYRSRLGPGIIKEMFEWCHQGNPDAVLYVNDFGIIEGDRLDDYATLIRDLLDQGVPIGGIGIQAHLEYPLNEERMQRALNTLAQFNLPIKLTEISVSLDSEAEQAETLRNIYRIAFAHPAVEEILLWGFWQGNHWRPQAALYRQDFSPKPAAEAYRSLIFEEWWTEIQGQTNDEGHWSDRGFLGQYQIRITANGQELRENIELTRSGANLTFRLP, encoded by the coding sequence ATGATGTCTTTTTCTGCCTTACCCATCACCTGCGTTACAATTTTTACGCTGCTAACGTCCCAAGCCTGTCTAGATTCTAGTTCTAGTACGTCTGACCCAGCCCCTAATGTCACAAGCTCTTATCCTGAACTCGCCCAAGGGGATGGGCTGCGGGTGGCTATTGAGCAATTGCGGAAGGCTCCCATCAACATCACCGTTGTCAATGGCCAAAATGAACCTGTCAGCCAAGCCCAAGTTCATCTAGAACAGTTGAGCCATGATTTTCCCCTTGGGGTTGCCCTGAGTACGGATATGTTTGAGGATGGCGGCAATAAGAGCCAACAAGAATCCTATAGGAAAATTGCCCAAGAGCTTTTTAATGCGGCGGTTCATGAAAATGCCCTGAAATGGTATGCCACTGAACCGGAGCGGGGTCAGGTGAGTTACGATGATGCCGATCGCATTCTTGCATGGAGTCAGGGGCAAGGCTGGACAATGCGTGGCCATACTCTATTTTGGGAAGATGAGCAGTTTAATCAATCCTGGCTGAAGGATCTACCGCCCCAGGAACTACGGGTAGCTGTTCAAAAGCGTGCCATGGAGGTGTGTCGTCGCTATCGCGGCAAAATTGATGAGTTTGATGTAAATAACGAGCTACTTCACGGCGATTTTTACCGCAGTCGTCTGGGGCCAGGAATTATTAAAGAGATGTTTGAATGGTGTCATCAAGGAAATCCCGATGCGGTTCTCTATGTGAATGACTTTGGCATTATTGAGGGCGATCGCCTGGATGATTATGCTACCCTCATTCGTGATCTGCTGGATCAGGGTGTACCCATTGGTGGCATTGGTATTCAAGCCCACTTAGAGTATCCCTTGAATGAGGAACGAATGCAGCGGGCCCTAAATACCTTGGCCCAATTCAACCTACCCATCAAACTCACGGAGATCAGCGTTAGTCTGGACTCAGAAGCGGAGCAGGCGGAAACGCTGCGGAACATTTATCGCATTGCCTTTGCCCATCCTGCGGTAGAAGAAATTTTACTGTGGGGCTTTTGGCAGGGCAATCACTGGCGACCCCAAGCGGCCCTTTATCGACAAGATTTTTCGCCCAAGCCAGCGGCTGAAGCCTATCGAAGTCTTATTTTTGAAGAGTGGTGGACAGAGATTCAGGGGCAGACCAATGACGAGGGCCATTGGAGCGATCGCGGCTTTTTGGGTCAGTATCAGATTAGGATTACTGCCAATGGCCAGGAATTAAGGGAGAACATTGAGTTAACCCGATCAGGTGCCAACCTGACATTTAGACTACCTTAG
- a CDS encoding response regulator transcription factor, translating to MSAKILLIEDEQKIARFVQLELQSEGYDISVSYDGHNGLMVAREMPIDLLIVDWMLPGLTGVEICRRLRSTGKKTPIIMLTGRDEIGDRVAGLDAGADDYVIKPFSIEELLARVRAQLRRQTDEVSEWLEFEDLRVNPRTREVYRGDRAIELTVKEFDLLSYLLSRPRQVFAREQILSRVWGYDFVGDSNIIEVYIRYLRLKLESAHSPRLIHTIRGVGYSLRKS from the coding sequence ATGTCTGCCAAAATTTTGTTAATCGAAGACGAACAGAAAATTGCTCGTTTTGTTCAGCTAGAACTACAAAGTGAAGGCTATGACATTAGTGTCAGTTATGACGGTCACAATGGTTTAATGGTTGCCAGAGAAATGCCCATTGATTTACTGATCGTAGACTGGATGTTACCAGGTTTGACGGGGGTGGAAATTTGTCGGCGGTTGCGCTCAACGGGCAAAAAAACACCGATTATTATGTTGACAGGGCGAGATGAGATTGGCGATCGCGTGGCTGGACTAGATGCAGGGGCTGATGATTATGTGATTAAGCCCTTTAGTATTGAGGAGCTTTTAGCCCGAGTGCGTGCCCAACTGCGACGACAAACCGACGAAGTAAGTGAATGGCTAGAGTTTGAGGATCTCCGGGTCAATCCACGAACAAGGGAAGTATATCGGGGAGATCGGGCGATTGAGCTAACGGTGAAGGAGTTTGATTTGTTGAGTTATCTGCTATCGCGGCCACGACAGGTGTTTGCACGGGAACAAATTTTAAGTCGGGTTTGGGGCTATGATTTCGTGGGCGATTCTAACATTATTGAAGTTTATATTCGCTATCTGCGCTTAAAACTGGAGTCAGCCCATTCACCGCGCTTAATCCATACGATTCGGGGAGTCGGTTATAGTCTGCGTAAATCCTAA
- a CDS encoding hemagglutinin produces MSEPIAGSEARQILEVLKELQGDMKGMQSDIQALTIEVKVTQAQVKALDDKVDGLRSELRDDIAELLAQQKTTNARLWGFIVGLVTLIGGSVLKVFWFDRG; encoded by the coding sequence ATGAGTGAGCCGATAGCAGGCTCAGAAGCCAGACAAATTCTTGAGGTTTTGAAGGAACTGCAAGGGGATATGAAGGGGATGCAGTCCGATATCCAGGCCCTAACGATTGAGGTCAAAGTGACTCAGGCTCAAGTGAAAGCTCTTGACGACAAGGTTGATGGCCTACGATCTGAACTGCGAGATGACATCGCCGAACTGCTTGCCCAGCAGAAAACGACTAATGCAAGGTTATGGGGCTTCATTGTGGGCCTGGTGACATTGATTGGTGGAAGTGTGCTTAAGGTTTTCTGGTTTGACCGTGGGTAA
- a CDS encoding GAF domain-containing sensor histidine kinase: MASLSYRSGNLQDYLQAIAHGVSQLIASDWSVVTLCDDDHERVLASTLDLGDEEPIYILHGTITHRVVQLGQALWVEDVRHYPDFGEPPEGYLAYLGVPLCTPQGKILGTICSFNMQPRQYRNEEIQIVELFAERAATAIDNYALYQIQQEFNSRLEAEIKTRTTQLEAAQAQLLEQARLVAIGEFAAMIVHELRNPLTTIKMGLNYFCKLTLPPSSQERLTLALEESKRLEMLLSEILLYAKPQILNQEPFDMSALGLELTHILEDLPETEDKPILWKMPPQPVIITGDRDKLKQVFFNLIQNACEAGTPYQPITCQLQTDREGWIRVSIHNVGSPIPPEDIPKLTQPFYSRKPGGTGLGLAIVDRIIAAHRGQLTISSSEEEGTTVLVTLPWESTPVK, from the coding sequence TTGGCTTCCCTCAGTTATCGTTCTGGTAATTTGCAGGACTATTTACAGGCGATCGCCCATGGGGTGAGTCAATTAATTGCCAGCGATTGGTCGGTCGTTACCCTTTGTGATGATGACCACGAACGGGTCTTAGCAAGTACCCTTGATTTAGGAGATGAGGAGCCAATCTATATCCTCCATGGCACGATTACCCATAGGGTTGTTCAACTGGGCCAGGCCCTGTGGGTGGAAGATGTTCGCCACTATCCTGATTTTGGCGAACCCCCAGAGGGATATTTAGCTTATTTGGGGGTGCCCCTATGTACGCCCCAGGGCAAAATCTTGGGAACAATTTGCTCCTTTAATATGCAGCCCCGCCAGTACCGTAATGAAGAGATCCAAATTGTCGAACTCTTTGCAGAGCGAGCCGCCACTGCCATTGATAATTACGCGCTTTACCAAATTCAACAGGAATTTAATAGTCGCTTAGAGGCAGAAATTAAAACCCGTACTACCCAACTTGAAGCCGCCCAGGCCCAGCTTCTAGAGCAAGCTCGTTTAGTAGCGATCGGGGAATTTGCCGCCATGATTGTCCATGAGTTGCGGAATCCTCTTACCACTATAAAAATGGGATTAAATTATTTTTGTAAACTCACACTACCCCCCAGTTCCCAGGAACGTCTTACCCTAGCCCTAGAGGAATCCAAACGGTTAGAAATGCTCCTCAGTGAAATTTTGCTCTATGCAAAGCCCCAAATTCTCAACCAAGAACCCTTTGATATGTCCGCCCTAGGCCTGGAACTGACCCATATCCTTGAAGACTTACCGGAAACGGAGGATAAACCCATCCTTTGGAAAATGCCTCCCCAACCGGTGATCATTACGGGCGATCGCGACAAACTCAAACAGGTCTTTTTTAATTTGATTCAAAATGCCTGTGAAGCAGGAACACCTTATCAACCCATTACCTGTCAACTGCAAACCGATCGCGAAGGCTGGATTAGGGTAAGCATTCACAACGTTGGTAGTCCCATCCCGCCGGAGGACATTCCCAAGCTCACCCAACCCTTTTATTCTCGAAAACCGGGGGGAACCGGCCTTGGCCTGGCGATCGTGGATCGCATTATTGCCGCCCACCGTGGCCAGTTAACCATTTCCTCCAGTGAGGAAGAGGGCACAACCGTCCTCGTGACGTTACCGTGGGAATCAACCCCTGTCAAATAG